The genomic DNA GTTTTCTGCAAGAAATCCAAGTGAAACCTCACTGACAGATGGCCAAACAATGGTTTTCACCGAGATCATCTTGAATAAAGGCGATGGTTACAACAAAGAAGACGGAGTGTTTACAGTTCCTTATACTGGTATCTACATGTTTACTGTGCAGTGGTGTCTATATGGTAGTAAAGCTTTTTATTTTGACTTCGTAGCTAATGAAGTTCCCTTCCAGATGACGTATGTTTATCGAAAAAATAGTGGTTATTGTTACAGTTTCGATGCACTTACCGCTGTTAATAAGCACGATAGTGTGAAGATAAAGATTAGGTCACCatattctggatcagttttaatCAAGAGTCCAACAAACCATTGGAATACTTTTTCGGGTGTTCTTATTTAACAGTCTTGAGGTGCTTGTAAGAATAGCTTGGAAAACATGTGTAAAGCAACCGTGGACTATATATTTGTGCACGAAAATAACGTTTGTTATATAAACTCTCATTTGCGTAGTCATTACAGCGTATGCgtcgaaaaactttaaagaagttTTATTCAGCTTAGTCACACTACATTTTATATAAGTTACAACTTTTaagaaatctttttaaaaatcgGTTTTATTGTTAACATAAATTATGTGATTAATGCTGTAAAAAGAATTGCCAatgctttattttaaaagtatGCTATTATTCTTTATATGTCCATATTTTTGTTCTAAGGCATTCAGTCCtatcatttctaaaataatttttttatagtatcccttacagaagaaaaaggcctgctgcgtactcttgctgtgtacatacagcgtatatgatgcgtacatgatgtgtactgaaatcaagggctttaaatagtacgcaggatatacaccgcacatacaccgatagtacgtttgtagtacacttttgacatgcaaatgagctctgccgcgtactacttgcggcgtacatgctgtggactacatagtacacaggatgtacgctggaggaatttagtatgcgaaaaatagtacgcagcatgtacgcggcacatacacttttcacatgcaaatgagcctgcggtgtactacccctgcggcgtacatgctgtgtactcctgtggcatacatgctgtgtactcctgcggcgtacattctgtgtactcctggcccgagtcctgcggcgtacatgctgtgtactcctgctgcatacatgctgtgtactcttgtggcgaaactgctgtgataatgtaaattccttaccccaccaactttcgtatgcaaatgcagatcatttggacagaaaaaaaaacagaaaaaagataagtgacatgcatcaataagtatttacccttaccaaaataatgtagactgatgttatcaaataaattagtatgcttttcttcatccacttttcaatgaaatgaatcaatttttgtagcatgtaatttggtaaacatctgaagaaaatggcgtaactgcatcaaggggaaacaactttaatgcaactaaatataagtgttataaatttcgaagtatctgcggtgtacatgcagtgtactgttttcttgtacaagtccctcctgcgtacatgcagtgtactccttaaattttcagagtctgtgctgcgtacttgaagtgtactagtgacctcctgcgtacatgctgtatactcgtcgaaatagtacgcggcatgtacgcggcatgcggtgtatgtaaaatgtactcctctggcgtactactgtgttcgcggcatatacacagcaaatacgcagcatgtacgccacagaggcttgcttctgtaagggatgtTCTGTTTAGCAAactatatgaataaaatattcatgagCATAATATATCTCCTTTTTTGCTGCATTTTCGCAGTTCATGTTCCGGTATCCAAAAGAAAATCACAAGATAaaggaaacaagaaatatctttaaaaatgatggtcggcgaattgtaataaggaaagaagtttatgaatttttcatctaacattcatctttcatctaacatttttcaaattgcaaatctcaacaccgcactttaacaatttaaatggttctcttttaatttttcgcaaaggtttcgtagggttgcaattttgtttcgtttatccttagacgaataattacagcagtagtttgatgaagattcatgaagcggttcatgagaagag from Mercenaria mercenaria strain notata chromosome 11, MADL_Memer_1, whole genome shotgun sequence includes the following:
- the LOC123553359 gene encoding uncharacterized protein LOC123553359 isoform X1, producing MVSKETIKTITVLLISCHGIHSEPHCSKFDYEEKLLEKMVRLEFLVENMKKEMKILKNEASTTLGNLQTERKTWENTLMDMKDTSVQQLNNAVQKAENKVEKELNKLADAKEALTKEITESFKRPEVAFSARNPSETSLTDGQTMVFTEIILNKGDGYNKEDGVFTVPYTGIYMFTVQWCLYGSKAFYFDFVANEVPFQMTYVYRKNSGYCYSFDALTAVNKHDSVKIKIRSPYSGSVLIKSPTNHWNTFSGVLI
- the LOC123553359 gene encoding uncharacterized protein LOC123553359 isoform X2, whose product is MVSKETIKTITVLLISCHGIHSEPHCSKFDYEEKLLEKMVRLEFLVENMKKEMKILKNEASTTLGNLQTERKTWENTLMDMKDTSEKELNKLADAKEALTKEITESFKRPEVAFSARNPSETSLTDGQTMVFTEIILNKGDGYNKEDGVFTVPYTGIYMFTVQWCLYGSKAFYFDFVANEVPFQMTYVYRKNSGYCYSFDALTAVNKHDSVKIKIRSPYSGSVLIKSPTNHWNTFSGVLI